One Camelina sativa cultivar DH55 chromosome 3, Cs, whole genome shotgun sequence genomic window carries:
- the LOC104779362 gene encoding uncharacterized protein LOC104779362, with product MLKEPHSLLRRVLQAKYFSKTEMMDAKLGFRPSHAWRSIFQGINLIKQGLKWRIGNGDKVRTWNDPWIDNPPIPARCLSQHKSEHFKVSSLMKPNSTQWCPEQLKRMVHPEDISHIQKVRPIITKASDMPVWIFTRHGQYTVKSGYHQITKSSKRNMGIVTYQPPTRIWKEANTTITPWNEVHLDKRSLDKSRTETIHNQPHPFYCCTDGSWVDATSKAGIGWSFHNAHGKCILKGSSAIEPTCSPLETEAIALREALIQVKRLNYQPVTFCGDSRVLYKYLEQYTREKRKPADISEIRTYLEDILAFTNVSHRFLYINRKDNDIADRLVKTARIVNSFVTIF from the exons ATGCTAAAGGAACCACATTCTCTTCTACGACGAGTCCTACAAGCTaaatatttctcaaaaactGAAATGATGGATGCCAAATTAGGTTTTCGTCCCAGTCATGCTTGGAGAAGCATATTCCAGGGTATAAATCTCATCAAGCAAGGACTAAAATGGAGGATTGGTAATGGAGACAAGGTCAGAACTTGGAATGATCCTTGGATTGACAATCCTCCCATACCAGCTAGATGTCTTTCACAACACAAGTCTGAACATTTTAAAGTCTCAAGTCTCATGAAGCCAAATTCAACACAATGGTGCCCAGAGCAGCTAAAGAGGATGGTACACCCGGAGGATATCAGTCATATTCAAAAAGTCAGGCCTATCATCACCAAGGCCTCTGATATGCCTGTGTGGATTTTTACAAGACATGGCCAATACACTGTCAAATCCGGGTATCATCAAATCACCAAG AGTAGCAAGAGAAACATGGGAATTGTCACCTATCAGCCTCCAACCAG GATATGGAAAGAGGCTAATACTACTATAACGCCTTGGAATGAAGTCCATCTGGATAAAAGGAGTCTAGACAAATCTAGAACAGAAACAATCCACAATCAGCCTCATCCATTTTATTGTTGCACAGATGGATCATGGGTTGATGCTACTAGCAAAGCTGGAATTGGATGGTCTTTTCATAACGCACATGGCAAATGCATCCTCAAAGGTTCTTCAGCCATAGAACCTACATGCTCACCACTTGAAACGGAGGCTATTGCGCTAAGGGAGGCTCTCATTCAGGTCAAGCGCCTTAACTATCAACCAGTAACTTTCTGTGGGGATTCAAGAGTACTTTACAAGTATCTGGAGCAATATACAAGAGAAAAACGGAAACCAGCGGATATTTCAGAAATTCGAACATATTTGGAGGATATATTGGCTTTCACTAATGTCTCGCACCGTTTTCTTTACATCAATAGGAAGGATAATGATATAGCTGATAGATTAGTTAAGACTGCTAGAATAGTGAATTCTTTTGTCACTATCTTTTGA
- the LOC104778344 gene encoding uncharacterized protein LOC104778344: protein MTTNLMTVTVSKPSEIDCARCECCCMTEEYTAIYIETVRDIYAGKFICGLCSEAVKYEMFRWGNKKERRIGLDEALAVHMKLCGDFVSSPSPKKVDLISVIGEMFRRRLILNLPPSVVASGATTASPRSAAAIEGGEICAAAVIGGGGSCLPALSGGA, encoded by the coding sequence ATGACTACGAATTTAATGACGGTCACCGTGTCAAAGCCGTCGGAGATCGACTGCGCGAGATGCGAATGTTGCTGTATGACGGAGGAATACACGGCGATTTATATTGAAACCGTTCGGGACATTTACGCCGGTAAATTCATCTGCGGTCTCTGTTCCGAAGCCGTAAAGTACGAGATGTTTCGTTGGggtaataaaaaagagagacgaATCGGACTCGACGAGGCTTTGGCGGTTCACATGAAGTTATGCGGCGACTTTGTTTCTTCGCCGTCTCCGAAGAAGGTTGATTTAATATCGGTGATCGGAGAGATGTTCAGGAGAAGACTGATTCTGAACTTGCCGCCGAGTGTCGTGGCGTCAGGAGCAACGACGGCGTCTCCGAGGAGTGCTGCGGCTATAGAAGGTGGGGAAATTTGTGCTGCGGCGGTGATTGGTGGAGGTGGAAGCTGTTTACCTGCTTTGTCCGGAGGTGCGTAG
- the LOC104778346 gene encoding aldehyde dehydrogenase family 7 member B4-like, with translation MGSANKKEYEFLSEIGLSSHNLGCYVAGKWQANGPLVSTLNPADNQPIAQVVEASLEDYEQGLKACEQAAKIWMQVTAPKRGDIVRQIGDALRSKLDYLGRLLSLEMGKILAEGIGEVQEVIDMCDFAVGLSRQLNGSVIPSERPEHMMLEMWNPLGIVGVITAFNFPCAVLGWNACIALVCGNCVVWKGAPTTPLITIAMTKLVAEVLEKNNLPGAIFTAMCGGAEIGEAIAKDKRIPLVSFTGSSKVGLTVQQTVSARSGKTLLELSGNNAIIVMDDADIQLAARSVLFAAVGTAGQRCTTCRRLLLHESIYDKVLEQLIPSYKQVKIGNPLEKGTLLGPLHTPESKKNFEKGIEVIKSQGGKILTGGKVVEGEGNFVEPTIIEISADAVVVKEELFAPVLYVLKFKSFEEAVAINNSVPQGLSSSIFTRKPENIFKWIGPLGSDCGIVNVNIPTNGAEIGGAFGGEKATGGGREAGSDSWKQYMRRSTCTINYGNELPLAQGINFG, from the exons ATGGGTTCAGCGAACAAGAAAGAGTACGAGTTTCTGAGTGAGATTGGGTTGTCTTCTCACAACTTGGGTTGTTACGTTGCTGGCAAATGGCAAGCTAACGGACCTCTTGTTTCCACTCTCAATCCTGCTGACAATCAG CCAATTGCTCAAGTTGTGGAAGCTTCTCTAGAAGATTACGAGCAAGGTTTGAAAGCTTGTGAGCAAGCTGCTAAGATATGGATGCAG GTTACGGCTCCAAAGAGAGGTGATATTGTGAGACAGATTGGTGATGCACTTAGATCAAAACTTGACTACCTTGGCCGTCTTCTTTCACTTGAAATGGGAAAGATCCTTGCTGAAGGAATCGGAGAAGTTCAG GAAGTGATTGACATGTGTGACTTTGCTGTGGGTTTGAGCCGACAACTCAATGGATCTGTCATACCTTCAGAAC GCCCAGAACACATGATGTTGGAG ATGTGGAATCCCCTTGGCATTGTTGGTGTTATCACAGCTTTTAATTTCCCATGTGCAGTACTTG GTTGGAATGCTTGTATTGCACTGGTCTGCGGAAACTGTGTTGTCTG GAAAGGTGCTCCAACTACACCGTTGATAACTATTGCAATGACCAAGCTAGTGGCTGAAGTTTTAGAGAAGAACAATCTACCAGGTGCCATTTTTACGGCCATGTGTGGTGGGGCTGAAATTGGTGAAGCAATAGCCAAAGACAAACGCATTCCCTTAGTATCTTTTACTGGAAGCTCCAAG GTGGGTTTAACGGTACAACAAACAGTGAGTGCAAGATCTGGAAAAACTTTGCTTGAGTTGAGTGGAAACAATGCAATCATAGTCATGGATGATGCTGACATACAGTTAGCGGCTCGATCTGTTCTGTTTGCTGCTGTTGGAACCGCTGGTCAACGTTGTACAACTTGCCGTAGGCTG CTTTTGCATGAGAGTATCTACGACAAAGTACTTGAGCAACTGATTCCTTCATACAAACAAGTCAAAATCGGTAATCCTCTTGAGAAAGGGACATTGTTAGGACCATTACACACTCCTGAATCAAAGAAGAACTTTGAGAAAGGAATTGAAGTCATCAAATCCCAG GGCGGTAAAATACTAACAGGCGGTAAAGTAGTCGAAGGTGAAGGAAACTTTGTGGAGCCTACGATAATTGAGATATCAGCAGATGCTGTTGTTGTTAAAGAAGAGCTCTTTGCTCCGGTTCTCTATGTTCTAAAGTTTAAG TCATTTGAAGAAGCTGTTGCGATAAACAACTCTGTTCCTCAAGGTCTAAGCAGCTCGATATTCACTCGCAAACCCGAAAACATCTTCAAGTGGATCGG ACCACTTGGAAGTGATTGTGGCATCGTGAATGTGAACATACCGACAAATGGAGCTGAGATTGGCGGAGCTTTTGGAGGCGAGAAAGCGACTGGTGGTGGTCGTGAAGCTGGAAGCGACTCATGGAAACAGTACATGCGTCGGTCCACTTG TACGATCAACTATGGGAACGAGTTACCTCTAGCGCAAGGCATCAACTTCGGTTAA